The following is a genomic window from Lysinibacillus sp. JNUCC-52.
AACGATGCCGAAACTGTCCACATATGCTTAATATGCAAAAAAACAAAAAGACGCCCAACAATTGGACGTCCCCGCTCGTGAAAAAATACTTAATGCTTGGATAAAGTATCTTTCAAGTAAGAAAAAAAATTAAGCAGCTAGCTTTCTGCAAGCCTCTGCACATTTGAAGCAAGCTTCCGCACACTGCTGGCAATGTTCATGATCATGTTTCTTACACTCATTGCCACACGCCTCGCATACTGTCGCACATACTGATGCAAGCTCTGAAGCAAATAGTGTATTTCGTGCTAACGCCTGCTCTAAAAAGTTACAGATATCTGCACATTCTCGGTCTAATCTGATGCATTCAGCCATCATCTTTACATCGTCTTCCTTTAGACAAGCATCAAAGCAGTGATTGCAGGCAGCCATACATTGGTGTAAAGCCTGGATTAATTCTTGGTGTTGTTCATGTGACATATTCTATTCCTCCTAAATTTTAAATGGTACTCTCTATACGTATACCCCTACAGCGTATCTCTAAACTTAAAATTAAATAACGGATGAAGAAGAGGACCTTTTGGGGATATTTCTTTGCTTACGTTGTAAATCCGTATGACGCCTTATTCTATAATCTGGTCCTTTAATGAAAACGAGTGCTAATCCTTGTTACAGAATGTACTGCACCCCAAAAGTTAGAGTAAAAAACGAACTTTTGGGTGATTTTTTTTGACTAAATGTATTGAAGAGTTGAAATTGATGATGGTTCAAGAAGATTTAAGTGGCTCTCTAGGATATAGAGCGATAGCGAAGAAGTATGGGAAAGGTGATTCTCCATTAAGGCGATGGGTAATGCTTTTAAAGAGTTTGGGCATAGTGGCTTATCCGTTAAGAAAACGAAGCAGTTTTATTTTGTTAAATTTAAATTAGATGTATTAAACTATATGAAACGAACAGGTGCAAGCACATGTCTTCTTTAACTAACTTATCATTAGTTGAAGAAGATTCATTTTATTCCCTTAAATCCCCAATAGTTTTTTGGGGAAAATAATAATTTAACCCATATAATTAAATGTATGATGAGACTTTGTGATAATTCAATATCATGCGCCTTTTCTGTCTCGAACTTTTCTCGATTTAAGTAAATATGAGGAAGGGTTTATTACTAATAGGAGTAGTACCACGTGTAGTTTGGGTCAATTCGAATTAAGTAATTAAATTTAAAGTTCTATTTTATATTTTTTTTAGCTGCATAATCTCCGTAAAAGTAAGAGTAATCTAAATCATCATATTTAGGAGTAGCAATTATGGTATAGTTACCATTTTCATCGACTTCAAACAAAGCTACATTATTATATTCCCATCCCACAAAATGATCTGGATTTGAATCATCTACTAACATATCTATGTTGTATATTCCTTTTGTTAATACC
Proteins encoded in this region:
- a CDS encoding four-helix bundle copper-binding protein; translated protein: MSHEQHQELIQALHQCMAACNHCFDACLKEDDVKMMAECIRLDRECADICNFLEQALARNTLFASELASVCATVCEACGNECKKHDHEHCQQCAEACFKCAEACRKLAA